A region from the Gossypium hirsutum isolate 1008001.06 chromosome A08, Gossypium_hirsutum_v2.1, whole genome shotgun sequence genome encodes:
- the LOC107953409 gene encoding calumenin-B isoform X2, with protein sequence MAKAMVYTFLAIAFIIFFLSPSKRHDHHRMCLNRRLAHKVSFDPLVSRIERSTDDKGLSKNITYVPEVDDAQEYFQDDGVLNTTLRLMILFPLLDNAPKDGYISAKELEAWISQQTIDRLSYGTYKAMFWHDKDGNGAISFSEYLPQFSPKDIEKYSMAHGDAGWWMEQFKNADVDSSGNLDFNECKERIDDDHDGKLNFSEFLLHAYNIYKSYADFENSPALTPTAEQMFAQLDTDKDKKLSVEELRPILRYLHPGELFYAKYFTRYLMREADDNKDGYLTLQEMLNHESIFYNSLYEDDDVYDDDDDDHDYHDDL encoded by the exons ATGGCGAAGGCGATGGTTTACACCTTTCTGGCCATTGCCTTCATTATCTTCTTTTTATCCCCAAGCAAACGGCATGATCATCACCGAATGTGCCTAAATCGTCGCCTTGCTCACAAAGTTTCATTCGATCCTTTGGTGTCGAGAATTGAGAGATCGACGGATGACAAAGGCTTGAGCAAAAACATTACTTATGTTCCTGAGGTTGATGATGCCCAAGAGTATTTCCAAGATGATGGAGTTTTAAACACCACACTAAGGCTGATGATTTTGTTCCCTTTGTTAGACAATGCACCAAAAGATGGTTATATCAGTGCCAAAGAGCTAGAGGCTTGGATTAGCCAACAGACCATTGATCGTTTGAGTTATGGAACATATAAAGCCATGTTTTGGCACGATAAAGATGGGAATGGGGCTATCAGCTTCAGCGAGTACCTTCCTCAATTTTCCCCCAAAGATATAG aaaaatattcaaTGGCACATGGTGACGCTGGATGGTGGATGGAGCAATTCAAGAACGCAGATGTTGATTCGAGTGGGAATCTTGACTTCAATGAATGCAAAGA ACGTATCGACGATGATCACGACGGAAAACTGAACTTCAGTGAATTTCTACTGCACGCATACAACATTTACAAAAGCTATGCAGATTTTGAAAATTCTCCTGCTCTTACACCTACTGCTGAACAAATGTTTGCACAGCTTGATACCGACAAAGAcaa AAAGCTTAGCGTGGAGGAATTAAGACCCATACTTCGCTATCTCCACCCTGGCGAGCTGTTTTACGCTAAGTATTTCACCCGTTATCTGATGCGTGAG GCTGATGATAACAAAGATGGATATTTGACGCTTCAAGAGATGCTGAATCACGAAAGTATATTCTACAATTCACTCTATGAAGACGATGACGTCTATGACGATGACGACGATGATCATGACTACCATGATGATCTTTAG
- the LOC107953409 gene encoding reticulocalbin-2 isoform X1 yields the protein MAKAMVYTFLAIAFIIFFLSPSKRHDHHRMCLNRRLAHKVSFDPLVSRIERSTDDKGLSKNITYVPEVDDAQEYFQDDGVLNTTLRLMILFPLLDNAPKDGYISAKELEAWISQQTIDRLSYGTYKAMFWHDKDGNGAISFSEYLPQFSPKDIEKYSMAHGDAGWWMEQFKNADVDSSGNLDFNECKDFLHPEDSDNEEIQRWLLRDKMKRIDDDHDGKLNFSEFLLHAYNIYKSYADFENSPALTPTAEQMFAQLDTDKDKKLSVEELRPILRYLHPGELFYAKYFTRYLMREADDNKDGYLTLQEMLNHESIFYNSLYEDDDVYDDDDDDHDYHDDL from the exons ATGGCGAAGGCGATGGTTTACACCTTTCTGGCCATTGCCTTCATTATCTTCTTTTTATCCCCAAGCAAACGGCATGATCATCACCGAATGTGCCTAAATCGTCGCCTTGCTCACAAAGTTTCATTCGATCCTTTGGTGTCGAGAATTGAGAGATCGACGGATGACAAAGGCTTGAGCAAAAACATTACTTATGTTCCTGAGGTTGATGATGCCCAAGAGTATTTCCAAGATGATGGAGTTTTAAACACCACACTAAGGCTGATGATTTTGTTCCCTTTGTTAGACAATGCACCAAAAGATGGTTATATCAGTGCCAAAGAGCTAGAGGCTTGGATTAGCCAACAGACCATTGATCGTTTGAGTTATGGAACATATAAAGCCATGTTTTGGCACGATAAAGATGGGAATGGGGCTATCAGCTTCAGCGAGTACCTTCCTCAATTTTCCCCCAAAGATATAG aaaaatattcaaTGGCACATGGTGACGCTGGATGGTGGATGGAGCAATTCAAGAACGCAGATGTTGATTCGAGTGGGAATCTTGACTTCAATGAATGCAAAGA TTTCTTACATCCAGAAGATAGTGACAATGAAGAAATTCAGAGATGGCTATTACGGGACAAGATGAA ACGTATCGACGATGATCACGACGGAAAACTGAACTTCAGTGAATTTCTACTGCACGCATACAACATTTACAAAAGCTATGCAGATTTTGAAAATTCTCCTGCTCTTACACCTACTGCTGAACAAATGTTTGCACAGCTTGATACCGACAAAGAcaa AAAGCTTAGCGTGGAGGAATTAAGACCCATACTTCGCTATCTCCACCCTGGCGAGCTGTTTTACGCTAAGTATTTCACCCGTTATCTGATGCGTGAG GCTGATGATAACAAAGATGGATATTTGACGCTTCAAGAGATGCTGAATCACGAAAGTATATTCTACAATTCACTCTATGAAGACGATGACGTCTATGACGATGACGACGATGATCATGACTACCATGATGATCTTTAG